The following coding sequences lie in one Spinacia oleracea cultivar Varoflay chromosome 1, BTI_SOV_V1, whole genome shotgun sequence genomic window:
- the LOC110794549 gene encoding uncharacterized protein isoform X1, giving the protein MSTTGESSEKRAHPMKLVVLADLNVDPPEFEEEDINPFIPSVPLPPRLIINENSQEKFPLLVKENSDVLEGEAKRLNKMGKCRSRSGKEDHLDCGVDAEGDQHSQGTPSSREEKVSSLKTGLIHVARKAPKNAHAHFLLGLMYQRLGQPQKAVLDYEKAAEILLRSDEEIDRPELLSLVQMHHAQCLLLESLGEYASDKELETEELEAILLKLKESVLSDIRQVPVWNTLGIILLKTGRVESATSVMSSLLALAPYNLDCLANLGLAHLLSGNVEAASKCFQELILKDQGHPSALVNYATILMYKYGSAVAGAGASAGEAGAESDSAAAINVAKECLLAAVKADPKAAHTWANLANAYDISGDHRSSSKCLEKAAKLEPNCMSTRYSIAVHRIKDAERSQNPTEHVSLAGNEMASILREADPMLIDPPIAWAGLAMVHQAQHEIAAAFETEQKELMEVEEHAICSLKQAIGEDPDDAVHWHQLGLHSLRTQQFKLSQKYLKVAVSRFRECSYAWSNLGISLQLAEEPSRAEEAFKRALLLATSQQAHAIFSNLGNFYRQEKKYDSAKAMFTKALKLRPGYAPAYNNLGLVFVAQGLFEEAKFCFDKALQADPLLDAAKSNMVKALALSKICKSFPSSLLRD; this is encoded by the exons ATGTCAACCACCGGAGAAAGCTCAGAGAAGAGGGCACATCCTATGAAACTCGTCGTTTTGGCAGACTTGAATGTGGATCCTcctgaatttgaagaagaagacatTAACCCCTTCATTCCTTCTGTTCCTCTTCCTCCTAG GTTAATAATCAATGAGAATAGTCAGGAAAAGTTCCCTTTGTTAGTCAAAGAAAACAGTGATGTTTTAGAAGGTGAAGCTAAAAGGCTAAACAAAATGGGGAAGTGCCGTTCAAGATCAGGGAAAGAAGACCATCTTGACTGTGGGGTGGATGCTGAGGGTGATCAACATTCTCAAGGGACTCCATCATCCAGAGAAGAGAAAGTCAGCAGCCTTAAAACT GGTTTGATACATGTGGCAAGGAAAGCTCCAAAAAATGCACATGCTCACTTTTTACTTGGCTTAATGTACCAGCGATTGGGTCAGCCTCAAAAG GCAGTGCTTGACTATGAGAAGGCAGCGGAGATTTTACTCCGTTCTGATGAGGAGATTGACAGACCAGAGTTGTTGTCATTGGTCCAAATGCATCATGCACAG TGCCTCCTCCTAGAAAGTCTTGGAGAATATGCTTCAGATAAAGAGCTTGAAACTGAAGAGTTGGAAGCAATTCTTTTGAAGCTGAAGGAATCAGTGTTGTCAGATATTAGACAAGTACCTGTATGGAATACTCTGGGAATTATTCTTCTTAAAACTGGTCGTGTTGAG AGTGCTACTTCAGTTATGTCTTCTCTTTTGGCCTTGGCACCTTACAACTTGGATTGCCTTGCAAATCTTGGTCTTGCTCATTTGCTGAG TGGGAATGTGGAAGCTGCCTCAAAATGTTTCCAGGAGCTAATTTTAAAAGACCAAGGCCATCCCAGTGCTCTTGTCAACTATGCTACTATTTTGATGTACAAATATGGCTCAGCTGTTGCAG GGGCTGGAGCCAGTGCTGGGGAAGCTGGTGCAGAGTCGGATTCTGCAGCGGCAATCAATGTGGCAAAGGAATGCCTGTTAGCTGCTGTCAAAGCAGATCCTAAGGCAGCTCATACATGGGCTAATCTTGCAAATGCATACGATATTAGTGGAGATCATAGAAGCTCAAGCAAGTGCTTGGAAAAG GCAGCAAAACTGGAGCCCAACTGTATGTCTACTCGATATTCTATTGCTGTTCATCGTATCAAAGATGCAGAAAGGTCACAAAATCCGACTGAACATGTATCCTTGGCTGGAAATGAGATGGCATCAATACTTAGAGAAGCAGATCCTATGTTGATTGATCCTCCAATTGCGTGGGCTGGACTTGCCATGGTTCACCAAGCTCAGCATGAGATTGCAGCAGCATTTGAAACTGAACAGAAGGAATTGATGGAGGTGGAAGAGCATGCTATTTGCAGCTTGAAGCAG GCAATTGGAGAGGATCCAGATGACGCCGTGCACTGGCACCAGTTAGGGCTCCATAGTCTTCGCACCCAACAATTCAAATTGTCACAGAAGTACCTTAAAGTTGCAGTATCTCGATTTAGGGAATGCAGCTATGCCTGGTCCAACCTTGGCATCTCTCTACAATTAGCAGAAGAACCATCTCGAGCTGAGGAAGCTTTCAAGCGAGCCTTACTTTTGGCTACTTCTCAGCAAGCACATGCAATATTTTCGAACCTAGGGAATTTTTACAGGCAGGAAAAGAAATATGACAGTGCAAAAGCAATGTTCACAAAAGCACTTAAGCTTCGGCCTGGATATGCTCCTGCTTACAACAATCTAGGTCTTGTATTTGTTGCTCAGGGTCTGTTCGAAGAAGCAAAGTTCTGCTTTGATAAGGCTTTACAGGCTGACCCCCTTTTAGATGCTGCCAAATCTAACATGGTTAAAGCTTTGGCTTTGTCCAAGATATGCAAAAGTTTCCCTTCAAGTTTGTTGCGGGATTAA
- the LOC110794590 gene encoding uncharacterized protein yields the protein MKITTTIPQLPLIIVFLLLLVPLITLFSLSYQAAESSVSKTRPDNDLIIRPGYATYESYLTRQLQKTLNPKLRQIWATRDWDRKVEVFSLFFLSLQKAHLLFNHSKALCVGARVGQEVAALKRVGVSDSVGIDLVPYPPLVVHGDFHSQPFDDGRFDFEFSNVFDHALFPEKFVGEIERTLKPGGVCVLHVLISKRADKYSANDLFSVKPLIKLFKQSEVVHVKNIDGFGLDTEVVFRKKLKL from the coding sequence ATGAAAATAACAACAACCATCCCTCAACTACCTCTCATCATCGTCTTCCTTCTTCTCCTCGTCCCCCTTATAaccttattttctctctcctaccaaGCTGCTGAATCCTCTGTCTCCAAAACGCGACCCGACAACGACCTCATTATCCGACCCGGTTACGCCACCTACGAATCTTACCTCACCCGCCAACTCCAAAAAACCTTAAACCCGAAACTCCGTCAAATATGGGCTACCCGAGACTGGGACCGTAAAGTCGAGGTTTTCtccctcttctttctctctcttcagaaGGCTCACCTCCTCTTCAACCATTCCAAGGCTCTCTGCGTTGGAGCCCGAGTCGGGCAGGAAGTTGCCGCGTTGAAGCGAGTCGGAGTGAGTGACTCAGTTGGAATCGACTTAGTGCCGTATCCGCCGTTGGTTGTTCATGGGGACTTTCATTCTCAGCCGTTCGATGATGGGAGGTTTGACTTTGAGTTTTCTAATGTCTTTGATCATGCGCTTTTCCCGGAGAAGTTCGTTGGGGAGATCGAACGGACGTTGAAGCCTGGTGGGGTCTGTGTATTACACGTGTTGATATCTAAGCGGGCAGATAAGTATTCTGCTAATGATTTGTTTAGTGTTAAGCCGTTAATTAAGTTGTTTAAACAATCTGAGGTGGTTCATGTTAAGAATATCGATGGGTTTGGGCTTGATACTGAGGTTGTTTTTAGAAAAAAGTTAAAATTGTGa
- the LOC110794551 gene encoding photosystem II core complex proteins psbY, chloroplastic-like: protein MAATTTSSIAIQIPKYHFIIRSSSSKPTSVPVSQKPSNKPENSLSFARNLAVATTILSPLASSPLALAAKQIAESPQEDNRGLLLLVPVAAALGWVVFNIFGPALNQINKMRSDTNVTVVGLGLGGLLTAAASSAVFAPIASAASEVVEGEVVAASGGVPLPLIVAGCVALQVVLFSTMQSKYEKEGGASH from the coding sequence ATGGCTGCAACAACAACATCCTCCATAGCAATTCAAATCCCCAAATACCACTTCATCATCCGATCATCATCTTCAAAACCCACCTCAGTACCTGTTTCCCAGAAACCCTCTAATAAACCAGAAAACTCGTTGTCTTTCGCCAGAAACTTGGCTGTAGCTACCACAATCTTGTCACCCCTAGCCTCTTCCCCATTAGCCTTAGCAGCAAAGCAAATAGCCGAGTCACCACAGGAAGATAACCGAGGTCTCCTCCTTCTGGTGCCTGTTGCAGCTGCATTAGGATGGGTGGTTTTCAACATCTTTGGTCCTGCATTGAACCAGATCAACAAAATGAGGAGCGATACGAATGTGACCGTCGTTGGACTCGGGCTTGGTGGGTTGTTAACTGCAGCTGCGTCTAGTGCTGTGTTTGCGCCGATTGCTTCAGCTGCAAGTGAAGTTGTTGAAGGTGAGGTCGTTGCCGCTTCAGGAGGTGTTCCGCTTCCGTTGATTGTGGCTGGTTGTGTGGCTTTACAGGTGGTGTTGTTCAGTACTATGCAATCAAAGTATGAGAAAGAGGGGGGTGCTAGTCATTAA
- the LOC110794549 gene encoding uncharacterized protein isoform X2, with the protein MGKCRSRSGKEDHLDCGVDAEGDQHSQGTPSSREEKVSSLKTGLIHVARKAPKNAHAHFLLGLMYQRLGQPQKAVLDYEKAAEILLRSDEEIDRPELLSLVQMHHAQCLLLESLGEYASDKELETEELEAILLKLKESVLSDIRQVPVWNTLGIILLKTGRVESATSVMSSLLALAPYNLDCLANLGLAHLLSGNVEAASKCFQELILKDQGHPSALVNYATILMYKYGSAVAGAGASAGEAGAESDSAAAINVAKECLLAAVKADPKAAHTWANLANAYDISGDHRSSSKCLEKAAKLEPNCMSTRYSIAVHRIKDAERSQNPTEHVSLAGNEMASILREADPMLIDPPIAWAGLAMVHQAQHEIAAAFETEQKELMEVEEHAICSLKQAIGEDPDDAVHWHQLGLHSLRTQQFKLSQKYLKVAVSRFRECSYAWSNLGISLQLAEEPSRAEEAFKRALLLATSQQAHAIFSNLGNFYRQEKKYDSAKAMFTKALKLRPGYAPAYNNLGLVFVAQGLFEEAKFCFDKALQADPLLDAAKSNMVKALALSKICKSFPSSLLRD; encoded by the exons ATGGGGAAGTGCCGTTCAAGATCAGGGAAAGAAGACCATCTTGACTGTGGGGTGGATGCTGAGGGTGATCAACATTCTCAAGGGACTCCATCATCCAGAGAAGAGAAAGTCAGCAGCCTTAAAACT GGTTTGATACATGTGGCAAGGAAAGCTCCAAAAAATGCACATGCTCACTTTTTACTTGGCTTAATGTACCAGCGATTGGGTCAGCCTCAAAAG GCAGTGCTTGACTATGAGAAGGCAGCGGAGATTTTACTCCGTTCTGATGAGGAGATTGACAGACCAGAGTTGTTGTCATTGGTCCAAATGCATCATGCACAG TGCCTCCTCCTAGAAAGTCTTGGAGAATATGCTTCAGATAAAGAGCTTGAAACTGAAGAGTTGGAAGCAATTCTTTTGAAGCTGAAGGAATCAGTGTTGTCAGATATTAGACAAGTACCTGTATGGAATACTCTGGGAATTATTCTTCTTAAAACTGGTCGTGTTGAG AGTGCTACTTCAGTTATGTCTTCTCTTTTGGCCTTGGCACCTTACAACTTGGATTGCCTTGCAAATCTTGGTCTTGCTCATTTGCTGAG TGGGAATGTGGAAGCTGCCTCAAAATGTTTCCAGGAGCTAATTTTAAAAGACCAAGGCCATCCCAGTGCTCTTGTCAACTATGCTACTATTTTGATGTACAAATATGGCTCAGCTGTTGCAG GGGCTGGAGCCAGTGCTGGGGAAGCTGGTGCAGAGTCGGATTCTGCAGCGGCAATCAATGTGGCAAAGGAATGCCTGTTAGCTGCTGTCAAAGCAGATCCTAAGGCAGCTCATACATGGGCTAATCTTGCAAATGCATACGATATTAGTGGAGATCATAGAAGCTCAAGCAAGTGCTTGGAAAAG GCAGCAAAACTGGAGCCCAACTGTATGTCTACTCGATATTCTATTGCTGTTCATCGTATCAAAGATGCAGAAAGGTCACAAAATCCGACTGAACATGTATCCTTGGCTGGAAATGAGATGGCATCAATACTTAGAGAAGCAGATCCTATGTTGATTGATCCTCCAATTGCGTGGGCTGGACTTGCCATGGTTCACCAAGCTCAGCATGAGATTGCAGCAGCATTTGAAACTGAACAGAAGGAATTGATGGAGGTGGAAGAGCATGCTATTTGCAGCTTGAAGCAG GCAATTGGAGAGGATCCAGATGACGCCGTGCACTGGCACCAGTTAGGGCTCCATAGTCTTCGCACCCAACAATTCAAATTGTCACAGAAGTACCTTAAAGTTGCAGTATCTCGATTTAGGGAATGCAGCTATGCCTGGTCCAACCTTGGCATCTCTCTACAATTAGCAGAAGAACCATCTCGAGCTGAGGAAGCTTTCAAGCGAGCCTTACTTTTGGCTACTTCTCAGCAAGCACATGCAATATTTTCGAACCTAGGGAATTTTTACAGGCAGGAAAAGAAATATGACAGTGCAAAAGCAATGTTCACAAAAGCACTTAAGCTTCGGCCTGGATATGCTCCTGCTTACAACAATCTAGGTCTTGTATTTGTTGCTCAGGGTCTGTTCGAAGAAGCAAAGTTCTGCTTTGATAAGGCTTTACAGGCTGACCCCCTTTTAGATGCTGCCAAATCTAACATGGTTAAAGCTTTGGCTTTGTCCAAGATATGCAAAAGTTTCCCTTCAAGTTTGTTGCGGGATTAA
- the LOC110794547 gene encoding CBBY-like protein encodes MASSVIYTPSTAAPSSSTNPISSRKNVSKICSFKPENAKILSPSSLFGKTLTITNDLYTNSTSNKKNRSILVKCSVSPSSSAPPAALLFDCDGVLVDTERDGHRVSFNDTFTERGLGVSWDVDLYGELLKIGGGKERMTAYFNQTSWPEKAPTSDAERKEFVASLHKRKTELFMALIEKKLLPLRPGVAKLVDQALAKGVKVAVCSTSNEKAVSAIVSCLLGPERAEKMQIFAGDVVPRKKPDPAIYILAATTLGVDPASCVVVEDSAIGLAAAKAAGMKCIVTKSGYTAEEDFENADAVFDCIGDPPEERFDLDFCSGLVAKQHAS; translated from the exons ATGGCTTCCTCAGTCATTTACACACCATCAACAGCAGCTCCTTCATCTTCAACAAACCCCATTTCTTCCCGCAAAAATGTGTCCAAAATTTGCAGTTTTAAGCCGGAAAATGCAAAGATTTTATCACCCTCTTCTTTATTTGGTAAAACATTGACAATTACCAATGATCTATACACAAATTCAACGAGCAACAAGAAAAACAGGTCAATTCTTGTGAAATGCTCTGTTTCACCATCATCCTCCGCTCCTCCAGCTGCTCTTCTCTTTGATTGCGATGGTGTTCTTGTTGATACTGAAAGAGATGGTCATCGAGTTTCTTTCAACGACACCTTTACTGAA AGGGGACTGGGTGTCTCGTGGGATGTGGATTTATATGGTGAATTGCTCAAGATTGGAGGTGGAAAGGAAAG GATGACTGCCTACTTCAATCAAACGAGTTGGCCAGAAAAGGCTCCTACAAGTGATGCCGAGAGAAAAGAGTTTGTAGCATCTCTACACAAGAGAAAGACAGAGCTGTTTATGGCGCTTATTGAGAAGAAGCTGCTGCCTCTTCGGCCAGGTGTTGCAAA GCTGGTCGATCAGGCTTTGGCAAAAGGAGTCAAAGTTGCCGTGTGCAGCACATCTAATGAGAAGGCG GTCTCTGCAATAGTTTCATGCTTGTTGGGTCCTGAGCGAGCAGAAAAGATGCAGATTTTTGCCGGAGATGTAGTCCCTCGGAAGAAGCCTGACCCA GCCATTTACATACTAGCAGCCACAACACTCGGTGTTGATCCTGCAAG TTGCGTTGTGGTAGAGGACAGTGCCATTGGTCTTGCAGCCGCGAAAGCAGCAGGAATGAAATGCATAGTGACCAAAAGCGG TTACACTGCCGAAGAAGACTTTGAGAACGCAGATGCAGTATTTGATTGCATCGGAGATCCACCAGAGGAAAGATTCGACTTAGATTTCTGTTCCGGCCTTGTTGCAAAGCAGCATGCTAGCTAA
- the LOC110794548 gene encoding probable histone H2B.1 has translation MAPKAGKKPAEKIPAGAEKMPKAEKKLPKEATAAGGVKKKRSKKSVETYKIYIFKVLKQVHPDIGVSSKAMSIMNSFINDIFEKLAQESARLARYNKKPTITSREIQTAVRLVLPGELAKHAVSEGTKAVTKFTSS, from the coding sequence ATGGCCCCCAAAGCAGGCAAGAAGCCAGCAGAGAAGATTCCAGCCGGTGCCGAGAAGATGCCGAAAGCCGAGAAGAAGCTTCCGAAAGAAGCAACAGCAGCAGGCGGCGTTAAGAAGAAGAGATCAAAGAAGAGTGTAGAAACCTACAAAATCTACATCTTCAAAGTTCTGAAACAAGTTCACCCCGATATCGGAGTCTCGAGTAAGGCGATGAGTATAATGAACAGCTTCATCAATGACATTTTTGAGAAGCTTGCTCAAGAATCTGCTCGTCTTGCTCGATACAACAAGAAGCCCACCATCACTTCTCGTGAGATTCAGACTGCTGTTAGGCTTGTTTTGCCTGGTGAATTGGCTAAGCATGCTGTGTCTGAGGGTACTAAGGCTGTTACTAAGTTTACTAGCtcttaa